A single Pan troglodytes isolate AG18354 chromosome 19, NHGRI_mPanTro3-v2.0_pri, whole genome shotgun sequence DNA region contains:
- the GPRC5C gene encoding G-protein coupled receptor family C group 5 member C isoform X1 has product MQAPAHPRRKQGALPADRPARERATQRAWLSLGPRERQALRPSPGPAIPARTGPGPAPRAASLPPPPAPRLGLELAPNAALERGRRRVPGTQPEPGLGARMAIHRALVMCLGLPLFLFPGARAQGHVPPGCSQGLNPLYYNLCDRSGAWGIVLEAVAGAGIVTTFVLTIILVASLPFVQDTKKRSLLGTQVFFLLGTLGLFCLVFACVVKPDFSTCASRRFLFGVLFAICFSCLAAHVFALNFLARKNHGPRGWVIFTVALLLTLVEVIINTEWLIITLVRGSGEGGPQGNRSAGWAVASPCAIANMDFVMALIYVMLLLLGAFLGAWPALCGRFKRWRKHGVFVLLTTATSVAIWVVWIVMYTYGNKQHNSPTWDDPTLAIALAANAWAFALFYVIPEVSQVTKSSPEQSYQGDMYPTRGVGYETILKEQKGQSMFVENKAFSMDEPAAAKRPVSPYSGYNGQLLTSVYQPTEMALMHKVPSEGAAYDIILPRATANSQVMGSANSTLRAEDMYSAQSHQAATPPKDGKNSQVSELTQRGQANTNQVFLRL; this is encoded by the exons ATGCAGGCGCCAGCCCACCCTCGCCGAAAGCAAGGAGCCCTGCCTGCGGACAGGCCCGCGCGAGAGCGAGCAACCCAGCGCGCCTGGCTCAGCCTCGGTCCCAGGGAGAGGCAGGCCCTGCGTCCCAGCCCGGGCCCCGCCATCCCAGCCAGGACCGGGCCTGGCCCAGCGCCCCGCGCCGCGTCCCTCCCACCCCCGCCCGCCCCCCGCCTGGGGCTGGAGTTGGCCCCAAACGCTGCGCTGGAGCGGGGCCGGCGGCGAGTCCCAG GGACCCAACCAGAGCCTGGCCTGGGAGCCAGGATGGCCATCCACAGAGCCTTGGTGATGTGCCTGGGACTGCCTCTCTTCCTGTTCCCAGGGGCCCGGGCCCAGGGCCATGTCCCACCCGGCTGCAGCCAAGGCCTCAACCCCCTGTACTACAACCTGTGTGACCGCTCTGGGGCGTGGGGCATCGTCCTGGAGGCCGTGGCTGGGGCGGGCATTGTCACCACGTTTGTGCTCACCATCATTCTGGTGGCCAGCCTCCCCTTTGTGCAGGACACCAAGAAACGGAGCCTGCTGGGGACCCAGGTATTCTTCCttctggggaccctgggcctctTCTGCCTCGTGTTTGCCTGTGTGGTGAAGCCCGACTTCTCCACCTGTGCCTCTCGGCGCTTCCTCTTTGGGGTTCTGTTCGCCATCTGCTTCTCTTGTCTGGCGGCTCACGTCTTTGCCCTCAACTTCCTGGCCCGGAAGAACCACGGGCCCCGGGGCTGGGTGATCTTCACTGTGGCTCTGCTGCTGACCCTGGTGGAGGTCATCATCAATACAGAGTGGCTGATCATCACCCTGGTTCGGGGCAGTGGCGAGGGCGGGCCTCAGGGCAACCGCAGCGCAGGCTGGGCCGTGGCCTCCCCCTGTGCCATCGCCAACATGGACTTTGTCATGGCACTCATCTACgtcatgctgctgctgctgggcgcCTTCCTGGGGGCCTGGCCCGCCCTGTGTGGCCGCTTCAAGCGCTGGCGTAAGCATGGGGTCTTTGTGCTCCTCACCACAGCCACCTCCGTTGCCATATGGGTGGTGTGGATCGTCATGTATACTTACGGCAACAAGCAGCACAACAGTCCCACTTGGGATGACCCCACGCTGGCCATCGCCCTCGCCGCCAATGCCTGGGCCTTCGCCCTCTTCTACGTCATCCCCGAGGTCTCCCAGGTGACCAAGTCCAGCCCAGAGCAAAGCTACCAGGGGGACATGTACCCCACCCGGGGCGTGGGCTATGAGACCATCCTGAAAGAGCAGAAGGGTCAGAGCATGTTCGTGGAGAACAAGGCCTTTTCCATGGATGAGCCGGCTGCAG CTAAGAGGCCGGTGTCACCATACAGCGGATACAACGGGCAGCTGCTGACCAGTGTGTACCAGCCCACTGAGATGGCCCTGATGCACAAAGTTCCG TCCGAAGGAGCTGCTTACGACATCATCCTCCCACGGGCCACCGCCAACAGCCAGGTGATGGGCAGTGCCAACTCGACCCTGCGGGCTGAAGACATGTACTCGGCCCAGAGCCACCAGGCGGCCACACCGCCGAAAGACGGCAAGAACTCTCAG GTAAGCGAACTGACCCAGAGAGGCCAGGCCAACACCAACCAGGTTTTCCTAAGACTCTGA
- the GPRC5C gene encoding G-protein coupled receptor family C group 5 member C isoform X3, translated as MQAPAHPRRKQGALPADRPARERATQRAWLSLGPRERQALRPSPGPAIPARTGPGPAPRAASLPPPPAPRLGLELAPNAALERGRRRVPGTQPEPGLGARMAIHRALVMCLGLPLFLFPGARAQGHVPPGCSQGLNPLYYNLCDRSGAWGIVLEAVAGAGIVTTFVLTIILVASLPFVQDTKKRSLLGTQVFFLLGTLGLFCLVFACVVKPDFSTCASRRFLFGVLFAICFSCLAAHVFALNFLARKNHGPRGWVIFTVALLLTLVEVIINTEWLIITLVRGSGEGGPQGNRSAGWAVASPCAIANMDFVMALIYVMLLLLGAFLGAWPALCGRFKRWRKHGVFVLLTTATSVAIWVVWIVMYTYGNKQHNSPTWDDPTLAIALAANAWAFALFYVIPEVSQVTKSSPEQSYQGDMYPTRGVGYETILKEQKGQSMFVENKAFSMDEPAAAKRPVSPYSGYNGQLLTSVYQPTEMALMHKVPSEGAAYDIILPRATANSQVMGSANSTLRAEDMYSAQSHQAATPPKDGKNSQAQSPQSKTRW; from the exons ATGCAGGCGCCAGCCCACCCTCGCCGAAAGCAAGGAGCCCTGCCTGCGGACAGGCCCGCGCGAGAGCGAGCAACCCAGCGCGCCTGGCTCAGCCTCGGTCCCAGGGAGAGGCAGGCCCTGCGTCCCAGCCCGGGCCCCGCCATCCCAGCCAGGACCGGGCCTGGCCCAGCGCCCCGCGCCGCGTCCCTCCCACCCCCGCCCGCCCCCCGCCTGGGGCTGGAGTTGGCCCCAAACGCTGCGCTGGAGCGGGGCCGGCGGCGAGTCCCAG GGACCCAACCAGAGCCTGGCCTGGGAGCCAGGATGGCCATCCACAGAGCCTTGGTGATGTGCCTGGGACTGCCTCTCTTCCTGTTCCCAGGGGCCCGGGCCCAGGGCCATGTCCCACCCGGCTGCAGCCAAGGCCTCAACCCCCTGTACTACAACCTGTGTGACCGCTCTGGGGCGTGGGGCATCGTCCTGGAGGCCGTGGCTGGGGCGGGCATTGTCACCACGTTTGTGCTCACCATCATTCTGGTGGCCAGCCTCCCCTTTGTGCAGGACACCAAGAAACGGAGCCTGCTGGGGACCCAGGTATTCTTCCttctggggaccctgggcctctTCTGCCTCGTGTTTGCCTGTGTGGTGAAGCCCGACTTCTCCACCTGTGCCTCTCGGCGCTTCCTCTTTGGGGTTCTGTTCGCCATCTGCTTCTCTTGTCTGGCGGCTCACGTCTTTGCCCTCAACTTCCTGGCCCGGAAGAACCACGGGCCCCGGGGCTGGGTGATCTTCACTGTGGCTCTGCTGCTGACCCTGGTGGAGGTCATCATCAATACAGAGTGGCTGATCATCACCCTGGTTCGGGGCAGTGGCGAGGGCGGGCCTCAGGGCAACCGCAGCGCAGGCTGGGCCGTGGCCTCCCCCTGTGCCATCGCCAACATGGACTTTGTCATGGCACTCATCTACgtcatgctgctgctgctgggcgcCTTCCTGGGGGCCTGGCCCGCCCTGTGTGGCCGCTTCAAGCGCTGGCGTAAGCATGGGGTCTTTGTGCTCCTCACCACAGCCACCTCCGTTGCCATATGGGTGGTGTGGATCGTCATGTATACTTACGGCAACAAGCAGCACAACAGTCCCACTTGGGATGACCCCACGCTGGCCATCGCCCTCGCCGCCAATGCCTGGGCCTTCGCCCTCTTCTACGTCATCCCCGAGGTCTCCCAGGTGACCAAGTCCAGCCCAGAGCAAAGCTACCAGGGGGACATGTACCCCACCCGGGGCGTGGGCTATGAGACCATCCTGAAAGAGCAGAAGGGTCAGAGCATGTTCGTGGAGAACAAGGCCTTTTCCATGGATGAGCCGGCTGCAG CTAAGAGGCCGGTGTCACCATACAGCGGATACAACGGGCAGCTGCTGACCAGTGTGTACCAGCCCACTGAGATGGCCCTGATGCACAAAGTTCCG TCCGAAGGAGCTGCTTACGACATCATCCTCCCACGGGCCACCGCCAACAGCCAGGTGATGGGCAGTGCCAACTCGACCCTGCGGGCTGAAGACATGTACTCGGCCCAGAGCCACCAGGCGGCCACACCGCCGAAAGACGGCAAGAACTCTCAG GCTCAGTCCCCACAAAGTAAAACGAGATGGTAG
- the GPRC5C gene encoding G-protein coupled receptor family C group 5 member C isoform X2: MQAPAHPRRKQGALPADRPARERATQRAWLSLGPRERQALRPSPGPAIPARTGPGPAPRAASLPPPPAPRLGLELAPNAALERGRRRVPGTQPEPGLGARMAIHRALVMCLGLPLFLFPGARAQGHVPPGCSQGLNPLYYNLCDRSGAWGIVLEAVAGAGIVTTFVLTIILVASLPFVQDTKKRSLLGTQVFFLLGTLGLFCLVFACVVKPDFSTCASRRFLFGVLFAICFSCLAAHVFALNFLARKNHGPRGWVIFTVALLLTLVEVIINTEWLIITLVRGSGEGGPQGNRSAGWAVASPCAIANMDFVMALIYVMLLLLGAFLGAWPALCGRFKRWRKHGVFVLLTTATSVAIWVVWIVMYTYGNKQHNSPTWDDPTLAIALAANAWAFALFYVIPEVSQVTKSSPEQSYQGDMYPTRGVGYETILKEQKGQSMFVENKAFSMDEPAAAKRPVSPYSGYNGQLLTSVYQPTEMALMHKVPSEGAAYDIILPRATANSQVMGSANSTLRAEDMYSAQSHQAATPPKDGKNSQSSLQVAAVFATP, translated from the exons ATGCAGGCGCCAGCCCACCCTCGCCGAAAGCAAGGAGCCCTGCCTGCGGACAGGCCCGCGCGAGAGCGAGCAACCCAGCGCGCCTGGCTCAGCCTCGGTCCCAGGGAGAGGCAGGCCCTGCGTCCCAGCCCGGGCCCCGCCATCCCAGCCAGGACCGGGCCTGGCCCAGCGCCCCGCGCCGCGTCCCTCCCACCCCCGCCCGCCCCCCGCCTGGGGCTGGAGTTGGCCCCAAACGCTGCGCTGGAGCGGGGCCGGCGGCGAGTCCCAG GGACCCAACCAGAGCCTGGCCTGGGAGCCAGGATGGCCATCCACAGAGCCTTGGTGATGTGCCTGGGACTGCCTCTCTTCCTGTTCCCAGGGGCCCGGGCCCAGGGCCATGTCCCACCCGGCTGCAGCCAAGGCCTCAACCCCCTGTACTACAACCTGTGTGACCGCTCTGGGGCGTGGGGCATCGTCCTGGAGGCCGTGGCTGGGGCGGGCATTGTCACCACGTTTGTGCTCACCATCATTCTGGTGGCCAGCCTCCCCTTTGTGCAGGACACCAAGAAACGGAGCCTGCTGGGGACCCAGGTATTCTTCCttctggggaccctgggcctctTCTGCCTCGTGTTTGCCTGTGTGGTGAAGCCCGACTTCTCCACCTGTGCCTCTCGGCGCTTCCTCTTTGGGGTTCTGTTCGCCATCTGCTTCTCTTGTCTGGCGGCTCACGTCTTTGCCCTCAACTTCCTGGCCCGGAAGAACCACGGGCCCCGGGGCTGGGTGATCTTCACTGTGGCTCTGCTGCTGACCCTGGTGGAGGTCATCATCAATACAGAGTGGCTGATCATCACCCTGGTTCGGGGCAGTGGCGAGGGCGGGCCTCAGGGCAACCGCAGCGCAGGCTGGGCCGTGGCCTCCCCCTGTGCCATCGCCAACATGGACTTTGTCATGGCACTCATCTACgtcatgctgctgctgctgggcgcCTTCCTGGGGGCCTGGCCCGCCCTGTGTGGCCGCTTCAAGCGCTGGCGTAAGCATGGGGTCTTTGTGCTCCTCACCACAGCCACCTCCGTTGCCATATGGGTGGTGTGGATCGTCATGTATACTTACGGCAACAAGCAGCACAACAGTCCCACTTGGGATGACCCCACGCTGGCCATCGCCCTCGCCGCCAATGCCTGGGCCTTCGCCCTCTTCTACGTCATCCCCGAGGTCTCCCAGGTGACCAAGTCCAGCCCAGAGCAAAGCTACCAGGGGGACATGTACCCCACCCGGGGCGTGGGCTATGAGACCATCCTGAAAGAGCAGAAGGGTCAGAGCATGTTCGTGGAGAACAAGGCCTTTTCCATGGATGAGCCGGCTGCAG CTAAGAGGCCGGTGTCACCATACAGCGGATACAACGGGCAGCTGCTGACCAGTGTGTACCAGCCCACTGAGATGGCCCTGATGCACAAAGTTCCG TCCGAAGGAGCTGCTTACGACATCATCCTCCCACGGGCCACCGCCAACAGCCAGGTGATGGGCAGTGCCAACTCGACCCTGCGGGCTGAAGACATGTACTCGGCCCAGAGCCACCAGGCGGCCACACCGCCGAAAGACGGCAAGAACTCTCAG
- the GPRC5C gene encoding G-protein coupled receptor family C group 5 member C isoform X6: MAIHRALVMCLGLPLFLFPGARAQGHVPPGCSQGLNPLYYNLCDRSGAWGIVLEAVAGAGIVTTFVLTIILVASLPFVQDTKKRSLLGTQVFFLLGTLGLFCLVFACVVKPDFSTCASRRFLFGVLFAICFSCLAAHVFALNFLARKNHGPRGWVIFTVALLLTLVEVIINTEWLIITLVRGSGEGGPQGNRSAGWAVASPCAIANMDFVMALIYVMLLLLGAFLGAWPALCGRFKRWRKHGVFVLLTTATSVAIWVVWIVMYTYGNKQHNSPTWDDPTLAIALAANAWAFALFYVIPEVSQVTKSSPEQSYQGDMYPTRGVGYETILKEQKGQSMFVENKAFSMDEPAAAKRPVSPYSGYNGQLLTSVYQPTEMALMHKVPSEGAAYDIILPRATANSQVMGSANSTLRAEDMYSAQSHQAATPPKDGKNSQVFRNPYVWD; encoded by the exons ATGGCCATCCACAGAGCCTTGGTGATGTGCCTGGGACTGCCTCTCTTCCTGTTCCCAGGGGCCCGGGCCCAGGGCCATGTCCCACCCGGCTGCAGCCAAGGCCTCAACCCCCTGTACTACAACCTGTGTGACCGCTCTGGGGCGTGGGGCATCGTCCTGGAGGCCGTGGCTGGGGCGGGCATTGTCACCACGTTTGTGCTCACCATCATTCTGGTGGCCAGCCTCCCCTTTGTGCAGGACACCAAGAAACGGAGCCTGCTGGGGACCCAGGTATTCTTCCttctggggaccctgggcctctTCTGCCTCGTGTTTGCCTGTGTGGTGAAGCCCGACTTCTCCACCTGTGCCTCTCGGCGCTTCCTCTTTGGGGTTCTGTTCGCCATCTGCTTCTCTTGTCTGGCGGCTCACGTCTTTGCCCTCAACTTCCTGGCCCGGAAGAACCACGGGCCCCGGGGCTGGGTGATCTTCACTGTGGCTCTGCTGCTGACCCTGGTGGAGGTCATCATCAATACAGAGTGGCTGATCATCACCCTGGTTCGGGGCAGTGGCGAGGGCGGGCCTCAGGGCAACCGCAGCGCAGGCTGGGCCGTGGCCTCCCCCTGTGCCATCGCCAACATGGACTTTGTCATGGCACTCATCTACgtcatgctgctgctgctgggcgcCTTCCTGGGGGCCTGGCCCGCCCTGTGTGGCCGCTTCAAGCGCTGGCGTAAGCATGGGGTCTTTGTGCTCCTCACCACAGCCACCTCCGTTGCCATATGGGTGGTGTGGATCGTCATGTATACTTACGGCAACAAGCAGCACAACAGTCCCACTTGGGATGACCCCACGCTGGCCATCGCCCTCGCCGCCAATGCCTGGGCCTTCGCCCTCTTCTACGTCATCCCCGAGGTCTCCCAGGTGACCAAGTCCAGCCCAGAGCAAAGCTACCAGGGGGACATGTACCCCACCCGGGGCGTGGGCTATGAGACCATCCTGAAAGAGCAGAAGGGTCAGAGCATGTTCGTGGAGAACAAGGCCTTTTCCATGGATGAGCCGGCTGCAG CTAAGAGGCCGGTGTCACCATACAGCGGATACAACGGGCAGCTGCTGACCAGTGTGTACCAGCCCACTGAGATGGCCCTGATGCACAAAGTTCCG TCCGAAGGAGCTGCTTACGACATCATCCTCCCACGGGCCACCGCCAACAGCCAGGTGATGGGCAGTGCCAACTCGACCCTGCGGGCTGAAGACATGTACTCGGCCCAGAGCCACCAGGCGGCCACACCGCCGAAAGACGGCAAGAACTCTCAGGTCTTTAGAAACCCCTACGTGTGGGACTGA
- the GPRC5C gene encoding G-protein coupled receptor family C group 5 member C isoform X4, whose amino-acid sequence MAIHRALVMCLGLPLFLFPGARAQGHVPPGCSQGLNPLYYNLCDRSGAWGIVLEAVAGAGIVTTFVLTIILVASLPFVQDTKKRSLLGTQVFFLLGTLGLFCLVFACVVKPDFSTCASRRFLFGVLFAICFSCLAAHVFALNFLARKNHGPRGWVIFTVALLLTLVEVIINTEWLIITLVRGSGEGGPQGNRSAGWAVASPCAIANMDFVMALIYVMLLLLGAFLGAWPALCGRFKRWRKHGVFVLLTTATSVAIWVVWIVMYTYGNKQHNSPTWDDPTLAIALAANAWAFALFYVIPEVSQVTKSSPEQSYQGDMYPTRGVGYETILKEQKGQSMFVENKAFSMDEPAAAKRPVSPYSGYNGQLLTSVYQPTEMALMHKVPSEGAAYDIILPRATANSQVMGSANSTLRAEDMYSAQSHQAATPPKDGKNSQVSELTQRGQANTNQVFLRL is encoded by the exons ATGGCCATCCACAGAGCCTTGGTGATGTGCCTGGGACTGCCTCTCTTCCTGTTCCCAGGGGCCCGGGCCCAGGGCCATGTCCCACCCGGCTGCAGCCAAGGCCTCAACCCCCTGTACTACAACCTGTGTGACCGCTCTGGGGCGTGGGGCATCGTCCTGGAGGCCGTGGCTGGGGCGGGCATTGTCACCACGTTTGTGCTCACCATCATTCTGGTGGCCAGCCTCCCCTTTGTGCAGGACACCAAGAAACGGAGCCTGCTGGGGACCCAGGTATTCTTCCttctggggaccctgggcctctTCTGCCTCGTGTTTGCCTGTGTGGTGAAGCCCGACTTCTCCACCTGTGCCTCTCGGCGCTTCCTCTTTGGGGTTCTGTTCGCCATCTGCTTCTCTTGTCTGGCGGCTCACGTCTTTGCCCTCAACTTCCTGGCCCGGAAGAACCACGGGCCCCGGGGCTGGGTGATCTTCACTGTGGCTCTGCTGCTGACCCTGGTGGAGGTCATCATCAATACAGAGTGGCTGATCATCACCCTGGTTCGGGGCAGTGGCGAGGGCGGGCCTCAGGGCAACCGCAGCGCAGGCTGGGCCGTGGCCTCCCCCTGTGCCATCGCCAACATGGACTTTGTCATGGCACTCATCTACgtcatgctgctgctgctgggcgcCTTCCTGGGGGCCTGGCCCGCCCTGTGTGGCCGCTTCAAGCGCTGGCGTAAGCATGGGGTCTTTGTGCTCCTCACCACAGCCACCTCCGTTGCCATATGGGTGGTGTGGATCGTCATGTATACTTACGGCAACAAGCAGCACAACAGTCCCACTTGGGATGACCCCACGCTGGCCATCGCCCTCGCCGCCAATGCCTGGGCCTTCGCCCTCTTCTACGTCATCCCCGAGGTCTCCCAGGTGACCAAGTCCAGCCCAGAGCAAAGCTACCAGGGGGACATGTACCCCACCCGGGGCGTGGGCTATGAGACCATCCTGAAAGAGCAGAAGGGTCAGAGCATGTTCGTGGAGAACAAGGCCTTTTCCATGGATGAGCCGGCTGCAG CTAAGAGGCCGGTGTCACCATACAGCGGATACAACGGGCAGCTGCTGACCAGTGTGTACCAGCCCACTGAGATGGCCCTGATGCACAAAGTTCCG TCCGAAGGAGCTGCTTACGACATCATCCTCCCACGGGCCACCGCCAACAGCCAGGTGATGGGCAGTGCCAACTCGACCCTGCGGGCTGAAGACATGTACTCGGCCCAGAGCCACCAGGCGGCCACACCGCCGAAAGACGGCAAGAACTCTCAG GTAAGCGAACTGACCCAGAGAGGCCAGGCCAACACCAACCAGGTTTTCCTAAGACTCTGA
- the GPRC5C gene encoding G-protein coupled receptor family C group 5 member C isoform X5, which translates to MAIHRALVMCLGLPLFLFPGARAQGHVPPGCSQGLNPLYYNLCDRSGAWGIVLEAVAGAGIVTTFVLTIILVASLPFVQDTKKRSLLGTQVFFLLGTLGLFCLVFACVVKPDFSTCASRRFLFGVLFAICFSCLAAHVFALNFLARKNHGPRGWVIFTVALLLTLVEVIINTEWLIITLVRGSGEGGPQGNRSAGWAVASPCAIANMDFVMALIYVMLLLLGAFLGAWPALCGRFKRWRKHGVFVLLTTATSVAIWVVWIVMYTYGNKQHNSPTWDDPTLAIALAANAWAFALFYVIPEVSQVTKSSPEQSYQGDMYPTRGVGYETILKEQKGQSMFVENKAFSMDEPAAAKRPVSPYSGYNGQLLTSVYQPTEMALMHKVPSEGAAYDIILPRATANSQVMGSANSTLRAEDMYSAQSHQAATPPKDGKNSQAQSPQSKTRW; encoded by the exons ATGGCCATCCACAGAGCCTTGGTGATGTGCCTGGGACTGCCTCTCTTCCTGTTCCCAGGGGCCCGGGCCCAGGGCCATGTCCCACCCGGCTGCAGCCAAGGCCTCAACCCCCTGTACTACAACCTGTGTGACCGCTCTGGGGCGTGGGGCATCGTCCTGGAGGCCGTGGCTGGGGCGGGCATTGTCACCACGTTTGTGCTCACCATCATTCTGGTGGCCAGCCTCCCCTTTGTGCAGGACACCAAGAAACGGAGCCTGCTGGGGACCCAGGTATTCTTCCttctggggaccctgggcctctTCTGCCTCGTGTTTGCCTGTGTGGTGAAGCCCGACTTCTCCACCTGTGCCTCTCGGCGCTTCCTCTTTGGGGTTCTGTTCGCCATCTGCTTCTCTTGTCTGGCGGCTCACGTCTTTGCCCTCAACTTCCTGGCCCGGAAGAACCACGGGCCCCGGGGCTGGGTGATCTTCACTGTGGCTCTGCTGCTGACCCTGGTGGAGGTCATCATCAATACAGAGTGGCTGATCATCACCCTGGTTCGGGGCAGTGGCGAGGGCGGGCCTCAGGGCAACCGCAGCGCAGGCTGGGCCGTGGCCTCCCCCTGTGCCATCGCCAACATGGACTTTGTCATGGCACTCATCTACgtcatgctgctgctgctgggcgcCTTCCTGGGGGCCTGGCCCGCCCTGTGTGGCCGCTTCAAGCGCTGGCGTAAGCATGGGGTCTTTGTGCTCCTCACCACAGCCACCTCCGTTGCCATATGGGTGGTGTGGATCGTCATGTATACTTACGGCAACAAGCAGCACAACAGTCCCACTTGGGATGACCCCACGCTGGCCATCGCCCTCGCCGCCAATGCCTGGGCCTTCGCCCTCTTCTACGTCATCCCCGAGGTCTCCCAGGTGACCAAGTCCAGCCCAGAGCAAAGCTACCAGGGGGACATGTACCCCACCCGGGGCGTGGGCTATGAGACCATCCTGAAAGAGCAGAAGGGTCAGAGCATGTTCGTGGAGAACAAGGCCTTTTCCATGGATGAGCCGGCTGCAG CTAAGAGGCCGGTGTCACCATACAGCGGATACAACGGGCAGCTGCTGACCAGTGTGTACCAGCCCACTGAGATGGCCCTGATGCACAAAGTTCCG TCCGAAGGAGCTGCTTACGACATCATCCTCCCACGGGCCACCGCCAACAGCCAGGTGATGGGCAGTGCCAACTCGACCCTGCGGGCTGAAGACATGTACTCGGCCCAGAGCCACCAGGCGGCCACACCGCCGAAAGACGGCAAGAACTCTCAG GCTCAGTCCCCACAAAGTAAAACGAGATGGTAG